A genome region from Candidatus Saganbacteria bacterium includes the following:
- the nusA gene encoding transcription termination factor NusA: MKKIEGFSNMLDVIQKERGIPKEMLVGAVEAALLSACRKKFKNGDNLSVKIDNDGNVTVFAKRTVTESPEDLELQISPDQAKKIDKKAKVGDEIEINVTPEDFGRLAAQTAKQVIIQRMREAEKEISFDEFSKKQGDIITGTIQQKEFNGYLVNLGRIETLLPFSEVPPTETLRIKDRVKLYVIEVNKLARGPAILISRSHPGLVKKLFELEVPEIVEGTLEIKNVVREAGRRTKISLTSNDSNVSVVGTCVGHMGGRIQNIVKELGNERIDIIEWKEDPKAYITNALSPAKIDKIELDKEAMNATVTVAESQLSLAIGKEGQNVRLASKLTGWKIDIRSETGEKISGQKQKADKEAEAKPQKKKKDKNATEEKTSPSEKDKG, from the coding sequence ATGAAAAAAATAGAAGGCTTCTCAAATATGCTGGATGTGATCCAGAAAGAGCGCGGCATCCCCAAAGAGATGCTTGTGGGGGCTGTCGAAGCTGCTCTATTGTCCGCCTGCAGAAAAAAGTTCAAGAACGGCGACAATCTGAGCGTAAAAATAGATAATGACGGCAATGTCACTGTATTTGCAAAAAGGACCGTGACGGAGTCTCCCGAGGACCTTGAACTTCAAATCTCGCCCGATCAGGCAAAAAAGATCGATAAAAAGGCGAAAGTTGGGGATGAGATCGAGATCAATGTCACCCCTGAGGATTTTGGCAGGCTGGCAGCCCAAACGGCCAAACAGGTGATAATCCAGAGGATGAGGGAAGCCGAAAAAGAGATCTCCTTCGACGAATTCTCAAAAAAACAGGGTGATATCATCACCGGGACCATCCAGCAGAAGGAATTCAACGGATATCTGGTGAACCTCGGGAGGATCGAGACATTGCTGCCTTTTTCCGAGGTCCCGCCTACGGAAACACTGAGGATAAAAGACCGCGTAAAGCTGTATGTGATAGAAGTCAATAAACTGGCGAGAGGTCCCGCGATCCTTATTTCGAGGTCGCATCCCGGCCTGGTAAAAAAACTCTTCGAACTTGAAGTGCCTGAAATAGTGGAAGGCACGCTCGAGATAAAAAACGTCGTGCGGGAAGCGGGCAGAAGGACAAAGATATCTCTCACCTCTAACGACAGTAACGTAAGTGTGGTCGGCACCTGCGTCGGGCACATGGGCGGCCGCATACAAAATATCGTAAAAGAGCTCGGGAATGAGCGCATCGACATCATAGAATGGAAAGAAGACCCTAAGGCATATATCACCAACGCTCTCAGCCCGGCAAAGATAGACAAGATAGAGCTTGATAAAGAAGCAATGAACGCGACGGTCACTGTAGCGGAAAGCCAGCTTTCGCTCGCAATAGGCAAGGAAGGCCAGAACGTACGACTTGCATCAAAATTGACAGGGTGGAAGATCGATATCCGCAGCGAAACAGGGGAAAAGATATCCGGTCAAAAGCAAAAGGCTGATAAGGAAGCCGAGGCAAAACCCCAGAAAAAGAAGAAGGATAAAAATGCAACAGAAGAAAAAACAAGTCCTTCCGAAAAAGATAAAGGTTGA
- the groL gene encoding chaperonin GroEL (60 kDa chaperone family; promotes refolding of misfolded polypeptides especially under stressful conditions; forms two stacked rings of heptamers to form a barrel-shaped 14mer; ends can be capped by GroES; misfolded proteins enter the barrel where they are refolded when GroES binds): MSAKEIVFNDEAWRALERGVNKVANAVKATLGPRGKNVVLEKKWGSPTITNDGVTIAKEIDLEDPFENMGAQLLKEVASKTNDIAGDGTTTATVLGQAIFRAGLKNVVSGANPMAIKKGIEKAVKAAVSELKRLSRPVETKEAIAQVASISANNDSEIGNLVADAMEKVGKDGVITVEESKGIDTTLEVVEGMQFDKGYASPYLVTDRERMEAVLEDAFMLITDKKISAIKDLLPTLEKVVQLSKPLLIIADDIEGEALATIVVNKLRGTINCVAVKAPGFGDRRKSMLEDIAILTGGTVISEDTGATLESINESALGKAKKIIVEKEKTTIITEDGSRKQAVKDRISQIKKEIEMSDSSYDKEKLQERLAKLSGGVAVVKAGAATETELKEKKHRIEDALSATRAAVEEGIIAGGGATFIHILSSIEKVEMKSEGDEKIGISIVRKALEEPLRQIANNAGVEGAVIIEQIKKEKNDAIGFNAQTFEVVDMFKAGIVDPLKVTRSALQNAASIAAMLLTTEALIAEIPEKGKAAPQMPGGMGGGGYGDMM, encoded by the coding sequence ATGTCAGCAAAGGAGATTGTATTTAATGATGAGGCCTGGCGCGCTCTTGAGCGCGGGGTCAATAAAGTGGCAAATGCCGTAAAAGCGACTCTCGGACCGCGCGGCAAGAACGTAGTGCTGGAAAAGAAATGGGGATCTCCGACCATAACAAATGACGGGGTTACCATTGCAAAAGAGATCGACCTCGAAGACCCGTTCGAGAACATGGGAGCGCAGCTCTTAAAAGAGGTCGCGAGCAAGACCAATGATATCGCGGGAGACGGAACAACGACCGCGACCGTGCTCGGACAGGCGATATTCAGGGCCGGACTTAAGAACGTGGTATCCGGCGCGAACCCTATGGCCATAAAAAAGGGCATTGAAAAAGCGGTCAAAGCAGCTGTCAGTGAATTAAAAAGGCTGAGCCGCCCTGTAGAAACAAAAGAAGCGATCGCCCAGGTCGCGTCAATATCCGCGAACAATGACAGCGAGATCGGAAACCTTGTAGCGGACGCAATGGAAAAAGTGGGCAAGGACGGAGTAATAACCGTCGAGGAAAGCAAGGGAATAGATACTACTTTAGAGGTCGTTGAAGGTATGCAGTTCGACAAAGGATACGCTTCCCCATATCTGGTAACAGACAGAGAAAGGATGGAAGCCGTTCTTGAGGATGCTTTCATGCTGATCACCGATAAAAAGATCAGTGCGATAAAGGACCTCCTGCCGACACTGGAAAAAGTGGTGCAGCTGAGCAAACCTTTACTGATCATCGCGGATGATATCGAAGGCGAGGCCCTCGCGACGATCGTGGTGAACAAGCTGAGAGGGACCATAAACTGCGTAGCCGTAAAAGCGCCGGGATTCGGGGACAGAAGAAAATCCATGCTCGAAGATATCGCTATCCTGACCGGAGGGACCGTGATATCTGAAGACACGGGAGCAACTCTGGAATCCATCAATGAATCGGCTTTAGGCAAGGCAAAAAAGATAATCGTCGAAAAAGAAAAAACGACCATCATCACGGAGGACGGGAGCAGGAAACAGGCCGTAAAGGACAGGATCTCCCAGATAAAGAAAGAGATAGAGATGAGCGATTCTTCTTATGACAAGGAAAAGCTTCAGGAGCGCCTTGCAAAGCTTTCCGGCGGTGTCGCGGTCGTAAAAGCCGGAGCGGCGACCGAAACGGAACTGAAAGAGAAGAAGCACCGTATAGAAGACGCCCTTTCAGCGACCAGAGCCGCTGTCGAAGAGGGGATAATCGCGGGTGGCGGAGCTACGTTCATCCATATACTGTCATCGATCGAAAAAGTGGAGATGAAGTCTGAAGGCGATGAAAAGATCGGCATCTCGATAGTGAGAAAAGCGCTCGAGGAACCCCTCAGGCAGATAGCGAACAACGCAGGGGTCGAGGGTGCGGTCATAATCGAGCAGATAAAGAAAGAGAAGAACGATGCCATCGGCTTCAACGCCCAGACCTTTGAAGTGGTCGACATGTTCAAAGCCGGTATCGTCGACCCGCTCAAAGTGACCAGGTCGGCGCTTCAGAACGCGGCAAGCATCGCTGCGATGCTGCTCACGACCGAGGCTTTGATCGCGGAGATCCCTGAAAAGGGAAAAGCCGCTCCACAGATGCCCGGCGGAATGGGCGGGGGCGGTTACGGGGATATGATGTAA
- the groES gene encoding co-chaperone GroES: MIMAKTLKPLGDRVVVKQEPSEEKTSSGIVLPDTAKEKPQVGTVIAVGTGRVLDNGQKVPVEVKIGDKVIYAKYGGTEVKVENEEFIILQERDILAIRIN, encoded by the coding sequence ATGATTATGGCAAAGACGCTTAAGCCGCTCGGGGACAGAGTCGTGGTAAAACAGGAGCCGTCCGAAGAAAAGACATCCAGCGGGATAGTGCTTCCTGATACCGCAAAGGAAAAGCCCCAGGTCGGCACGGTGATAGCTGTCGGCACGGGAAGAGTTCTTGATAACGGGCAGAAAGTGCCTGTCGAAGTAAAAATAGGGGATAAGGTAATTTATGCCAAATACGGCGGGACAGAAGTGAAAGTTGAAAATGAAGAATTTATAATACTTCAGGAACGCGATATTCTGGCTATCAGAATAAACTAA
- a CDS encoding ROK family protein: MKNYIIGIDLGGTKISAAIADAKGKIIEQITVPTEAVRGKKHVIDRIVFLVRALYRGTGIDPKDVLCIGIGAPGPVITEKGIIMDPPNLPGWIRVPLRSILEKKLKKKVILENDANCAALAELKFGAGKDFDSFMYVTVSTGIGGGIVIGKKLFRGSSDSAGEIGHTVIDINGPKCPCGKYGHLEGLAAGPAISKRAGMKPEVLREKAMNGDKKAIEEIKYTGYLIGIGFSNAVNLLNPEAIIVGGGISNFGKLLFDPIRKTVKENALARVKIIPARLKNNVGVMGAVALCL; encoded by the coding sequence ATGAAAAATTACATAATAGGCATAGACCTGGGCGGCACAAAAATATCAGCGGCGATAGCCGATGCTAAGGGGAAGATCATCGAGCAGATAACTGTCCCGACGGAAGCTGTCAGAGGAAAAAAACACGTCATAGACCGCATAGTTTTTCTGGTCAGGGCACTTTACAGAGGAACGGGTATAGACCCAAAAGATGTTCTTTGTATAGGCATAGGCGCGCCCGGACCGGTGATCACTGAAAAGGGTATCATTATGGATCCCCCGAACCTCCCCGGCTGGATAAGAGTTCCTTTAAGGTCGATACTTGAAAAAAAATTAAAAAAGAAAGTCATCCTTGAAAATGATGCCAACTGCGCAGCGCTGGCCGAACTAAAGTTCGGTGCGGGAAAAGACTTTGACAGTTTTATGTACGTTACGGTCAGCACGGGTATAGGCGGCGGGATAGTGATCGGCAAAAAACTATTTCGCGGTTCATCTGACAGTGCGGGAGAGATCGGCCATACAGTGATCGATATCAACGGTCCGAAATGCCCCTGCGGAAAATATGGCCACCTGGAAGGACTTGCCGCGGGCCCGGCAATATCAAAGCGCGCCGGAATGAAACCCGAGGTCCTGAGAGAAAAAGCTATGAACGGTGATAAGAAAGCCATCGAAGAGATAAAATATACAGGGTATCTTATCGGAATAGGTTTCTCTAATGCCGTTAACCTGTTGAATCCGGAAGCGATCATTGTCGGAGGCGGCATTTCTAATTTTGGGAAGCTTTTGTTTGATCCTATCAGGAAGACCGTAAAAGAGAACGCTCTTGCCCGCGTAAAGATCATTCCCGCCAGGTTAAAGAACAATGTCGGGGTCATGGGAGCGGTCGCGTTATGTCTATAG
- the hisH gene encoding imidazole glycerol phosphate synthase subunit HisH, producing MSIAIIDYGAGNLRSVQKALEKLGCDSSITDDIKTIDSAKGIILPGVGAFDPAMNELKKKSLLGAIISNIAKKKPFLGLCLGMQLLFDESEEGKESGLGVIKGKVRRFNFTSRGLKIPHMGWNEIDISKPSPIFKGLDSKLKMYFVHSYYCVPSDEKDILARTDYGTPFVSAVSKDNTFALQFHPEKSGDAGLKILKNFGEMCK from the coding sequence ATGTCTATAGCAATAATAGATTACGGTGCGGGGAATTTGAGAAGTGTTCAGAAAGCCCTTGAAAAACTCGGCTGTGATTCATCGATAACAGATGACATCAAGACCATAGATTCTGCAAAAGGCATAATCCTTCCCGGTGTCGGCGCATTTGATCCGGCAATGAACGAGCTGAAAAAAAAGTCGCTTCTTGGCGCTATCATTTCAAATATCGCTAAAAAGAAGCCGTTTCTCGGCTTATGCCTCGGAATGCAGCTGCTGTTCGATGAAAGTGAAGAAGGCAAAGAAAGCGGGCTTGGAGTGATAAAGGGTAAAGTCAGAAGATTTAATTTTACGAGCCGCGGACTAAAGATCCCCCACATGGGCTGGAACGAAATAGACATCTCAAAGCCCTCCCCTATTTTTAAGGGATTAGACAGCAAATTAAAAATGTATTTTGTTCACTCGTATTATTGTGTTCCGTCGGACGAAAAAGACATCCTTGCCAGGACCGATTATGGGACTCCTTTTGTTTCGGCAGTCTCAAAGGATAATACCTTTGCCCTGCAGTTCCATCCTGAAAAAAGCGGTGACGCCGGCTTAAAGATCCTTAAGAACTTCGGGGAGATGTGCAAATGA
- the hisA gene encoding 1-(5-phosphoribosyl)-5-[(5-phosphoribosylamino)methylideneamino]imidazole-4-carboxamide isomerase, translated as MSFIVIPAVDILDSKCVRLEKGDYTKVTVYYENPVDAALRWENEGYKWLHIVDLDGAKFGQMKNLGIIKDIAKELKIPVEVGGGIRDLDTIKGLFDSGISRVIIGTIAFENISLVKTVSELYGDKIAVSIDAKRNIVLKKGWLEKTSFKAIDAAKRLVDLGIKRFVYTDVSKDGMMQGPNFGSIRKFAAAVQAKVIASGGVTTNADIEKLSKIKNVEGCIIGRAAYEGKILI; from the coding sequence ATGAGTTTTATAGTCATTCCGGCTGTCGATATCCTTGACTCTAAATGCGTCCGCCTTGAAAAAGGCGATTATACAAAAGTCACGGTTTATTATGAAAACCCTGTAGACGCGGCTCTCCGCTGGGAGAATGAAGGATATAAATGGCTGCATATAGTTGACCTGGACGGGGCCAAGTTCGGGCAGATGAAGAATCTCGGCATCATAAAGGACATAGCAAAAGAGTTAAAAATACCCGTGGAAGTCGGCGGAGGAATAAGGGACCTGGACACCATAAAGGGGCTTTTTGATTCGGGCATTTCAAGAGTAATAATCGGGACAATAGCATTCGAGAATATTTCCTTGGTAAAGACCGTGTCTGAGCTTTATGGCGATAAAATCGCGGTGAGCATAGACGCCAAAAGAAACATCGTGCTTAAGAAAGGATGGCTTGAAAAAACATCGTTTAAAGCTATCGATGCCGCGAAAAGGCTGGTCGATCTCGGAATAAAAAGGTTTGTTTATACAGATGTGTCAAAGGACGGAATGATGCAGGGCCCTAATTTCGGGTCGATCAGGAAGTTCGCCGCTGCGGTCCAGGCAAAAGTGATCGCTTCAGGCGGTGTAACGACAAACGCCGATATTGAGAAACTTTCGAAGATAAAAAATGTCGAAGGATGCATAATCGGAAGAGCGGCTTATGAGGGGAAAATATTAATTTGA
- a CDS encoding class I SAM-dependent methyltransferase, translating to MNFTCLNCGGSVQKITDLFFCPKCRTEYPVKNGVICLSSGISYWHIIPKEKMSAFLEEAKKIGWKQAILSNKDEKIRAQYLWTDCPSRADSTFYLPLTKDSIVLDLGSGWGSYTFALSPRVDQVVAADSCLESLEFISLRAQQDNISNITPVHIEPLDLGKIPFADGQFDSVIMNGVLEWVGSYLKNGDPLKMQTKCLKEINRVLKKDGHILIGIENRFGLRYFTGTADDHLKHYSEKPVKYTTLLPRLVANIISKRKLGVAYRTYTHSFWGYGRMFRKAGFKDIVFFYPRDDYRSASTAILPAESGETANNIGKRIVNKYVLALVKFFKLEKALCDSYFIAAKK from the coding sequence ATGAACTTTACTTGTTTGAATTGCGGGGGCAGCGTCCAGAAGATCACTGACCTCTTTTTCTGCCCAAAGTGCCGGACAGAATATCCGGTAAAAAATGGTGTGATCTGTTTGAGCAGCGGGATTTCCTACTGGCACATCATCCCCAAAGAAAAAATGTCGGCTTTCCTGGAAGAGGCGAAGAAGATCGGCTGGAAGCAAGCGATACTTTCAAATAAAGACGAAAAAATAAGGGCACAATACCTTTGGACTGATTGTCCTTCGAGGGCCGATTCAACGTTTTATCTGCCGCTAACAAAGGACAGTATTGTACTTGATCTTGGTTCCGGCTGGGGCTCCTACACCTTTGCTCTTTCACCGCGTGTGGATCAGGTCGTTGCGGCCGACAGCTGCCTTGAATCGCTTGAATTTATCAGTTTGAGAGCACAACAAGACAATATTTCTAATATCACGCCCGTCCACATCGAACCTTTGGATCTCGGCAAGATACCTTTTGCTGACGGCCAGTTTGACAGCGTCATCATGAACGGCGTTCTGGAATGGGTCGGGTCGTATCTGAAAAATGGAGACCCGCTCAAAATGCAGACAAAATGCTTAAAGGAAATTAACAGGGTCCTGAAAAAGGACGGTCACATTTTGATAGGGATAGAGAACAGATTCGGTTTAAGATATTTTACAGGTACTGCTGACGACCATTTGAAGCATTACAGTGAAAAGCCTGTAAAATACACGACATTGCTTCCCAGGCTGGTCGCAAATATCATTTCAAAAAGAAAGCTCGGCGTAGCGTACAGGACATACACCCACTCGTTTTGGGGATACGGGAGGATGTTCAGGAAAGCCGGTTTTAAAGATATTGTTTTTTTCTATCCCAGGGACGATTACAGGTCCGCTTCAACGGCCATTTTACCTGCAGAAAGCGGTGAGACCGCAAATAATATAGGGAAAAGGATCGTCAATAAATACGTGCTGGCGCTTGTTAAGTTCTTTAAACTGGAAAAAGCATTATGCGATTCATATTTTATAGCTGCTAAAAAATGA
- a CDS encoding phosphotransferase, whose amino-acid sequence MIPYIKQYLTEAWDDFDLGQKPDDLLFIKFSDRMLRPAQYGVISFKVNALYKGHEEPKAIIRVPRYPASNEANDSIRIEHSNLRFIHSKINDIRIKRSIPRSLFDRSIRGSLVGAVEYLSGNDMSNYMVCSKIDDLFVSNYKSASKWLIDFQKKLCPENEIIKGAKFSEDHLKSLFDRYSLLFPDKKHLHEGYFTGLVSLANTFDGMQIMLPASHGDYHASNIFMSDGSISGVIDWEDFSAKQLPAFDIYHFITTYFEALYDFSANNYPKGIETFSESKYLLDLIDSFADEYFTALGMDTQFQEIIFPLFMIDSLCKAADPRKPVSSIVIKKEFLLNLRPAKISDLIRYMAIFPYLDLLKKASRSGDKQKQDYFTDKIEKLKEEASSKEK is encoded by the coding sequence ATGATACCTTATATAAAACAATATCTGACAGAAGCCTGGGATGATTTTGACCTCGGTCAAAAGCCTGACGATCTGCTCTTTATTAAGTTTTCCGACAGGATGCTGCGTCCGGCGCAATACGGGGTGATCTCATTCAAGGTCAATGCTCTGTATAAAGGTCATGAAGAACCGAAAGCGATAATCAGGGTCCCGAGATATCCGGCAAGTAATGAGGCGAACGATTCTATCAGGATCGAGCATTCTAATCTCCGTTTTATCCATTCAAAGATAAATGATATCAGGATCAAACGGTCTATCCCAAGAAGTTTATTCGATCGGTCCATTAGAGGGTCCCTGGTCGGCGCAGTAGAATACCTTAGTGGAAATGACATGTCAAACTACATGGTTTGCAGCAAGATCGATGATCTTTTCGTGTCAAATTATAAGTCCGCGAGCAAATGGCTTATAGATTTTCAAAAGAAGCTTTGTCCGGAAAACGAGATTATCAAAGGCGCGAAATTCTCGGAAGACCATTTAAAATCTCTTTTTGACAGGTACTCATTATTATTTCCGGATAAAAAACATCTTCATGAAGGATATTTCACGGGTCTTGTATCGCTCGCAAATACTTTTGACGGGATGCAGATAATGCTGCCCGCTTCCCACGGGGATTATCACGCTTCAAATATTTTTATGTCGGACGGCAGTATTTCTGGGGTCATTGATTGGGAGGATTTTTCAGCGAAGCAGCTCCCGGCTTTTGACATATATCATTTCATTACGACATATTTTGAGGCTCTATATGATTTTTCCGCCAACAATTACCCGAAAGGCATTGAGACTTTTTCGGAAAGCAAGTACCTGCTCGATTTAATAGATTCTTTTGCAGATGAATATTTTACGGCGCTCGGTATGGACACACAGTTCCAGGAGATAATCTTTCCGTTGTTCATGATAGATTCTTTGTGCAAAGCCGCGGACCCGAGAAAACCCGTGAGCAGTATAGTCATCAAAAAGGAATTCCTTTTAAATTTAAGGCCCGCAAAGATCAGCGATCTGATCAGATATATGGCTATATTCCCGTATTTAGACCTGTTAAAAAAAGCATCGAGATCCGGCGACAAACAAAAGCAGGATTATTTTACGGACAAGATCGAAAAATTAAAAGAAGAGGCTTCCTCTAAAGAAAAGTAA
- a CDS encoding glycosyltransferase: MQKTTLNICMIVKNEEVNISKTLPNLVSSCDKVIVMDTGSTDRTKDLAASLGAEVHDFTWINDFSAARNESLKYADSNWIMWTDADEYLKKEDVRKLRAHLDNTGANIIYIPINECEYDTTEVKSFYMRDKIFRNKLGIHFQRPVNEQVVFPQGIKRIEEKLADIAIYHWGGNMPADLSKKKNRSRLEILEKAASENADDPGYSYLLAKKYWQMNRTDDSLAAFDKVIFACRGKNELSHLEEDSHNSKGWIYINELKDFEKALNEGIRSIECNPENIDQYCIATRAYMELNRFEDAYNLIKKAVALPKKMHDKISNQDFFWDAMRFSQYAVCCAKQGKLDEALEFLKVYAKQDPENEHTNKILSIMERKG, encoded by the coding sequence ATGCAAAAGACAACCTTAAATATCTGTATGATCGTCAAGAACGAAGAAGTGAATATTTCAAAGACACTTCCAAACCTGGTCTCCTCGTGCGACAAAGTCATCGTCATGGATACGGGGTCCACTGACAGGACAAAAGATCTCGCGGCTTCACTCGGGGCGGAAGTGCATGATTTTACATGGATAAATGATTTTTCGGCTGCGAGGAATGAATCTTTAAAATATGCGGATTCGAACTGGATCATGTGGACAGATGCCGATGAATACCTTAAAAAGGAAGATGTCCGCAAATTAAGGGCTCATCTTGACAATACCGGAGCCAATATCATCTATATCCCCATTAATGAATGTGAATACGATACGACCGAAGTGAAATCTTTCTATATGAGGGATAAGATCTTCAGGAACAAGCTGGGCATTCATTTTCAAAGGCCGGTGAATGAACAGGTCGTTTTTCCCCAAGGAATAAAAAGAATAGAGGAGAAGCTGGCTGATATCGCGATCTATCACTGGGGCGGCAATATGCCCGCGGACCTGTCAAAGAAAAAGAACCGATCCAGGCTGGAGATCCTGGAAAAGGCTGCGTCTGAAAATGCCGATGATCCCGGATACAGCTATCTCCTTGCGAAGAAATATTGGCAGATGAACAGGACCGATGATTCGCTTGCCGCTTTTGACAAGGTCATTTTTGCCTGCAGAGGAAAAAATGAGCTCTCTCATCTGGAGGAAGACAGTCATAATAGCAAGGGCTGGATATATATAAATGAGTTGAAAGATTTTGAGAAAGCTTTGAACGAAGGCATACGATCTATCGAATGCAATCCTGAAAATATAGACCAGTATTGCATCGCAACGCGGGCATACATGGAACTCAACAGGTTCGAAGACGCGTACAATCTAATAAAGAAAGCCGTAGCATTACCTAAAAAAATGCACGATAAAATATCAAACCAGGATTTCTTTTGGGATGCGATGAGGTTTTCGCAATATGCTGTCTGCTGCGCAAAACAGGGAAAACTTGATGAAGCCTTAGAATTTCTCAAAGTTTATGCAAAGCAGGATCCGGAAAACGAGCACACTAATAAAATACTGTCAATCATGGAAAGAAAAGGATAG
- a CDS encoding beta-ketoacyl-[acyl-carrier-protein] synthase family protein, whose protein sequence is MEDQIVITGIGIVSPIGTGTEAFLESLKTGKSGVDRIKRFDPSIFGSKKAGEINDFSIADHIPASNARKMDRLTRYSTAAAVMAVKDSGIDMAKTDSGRIGVIFGTAFGNSASLEKFISEINANGPQLANPFIFPSLSMNISAGTIAKELSLNGVNYTLSSEVTSGGMAIFYAVQLLKNKKADYIICGGADELSLLVFGGVHAKGELAYEDQTVSEDSRPFDQYRNGYICAEGACLLLLERLEDAKKRGANIYAKISGISTGSFGNGTSAEEVIRRSAGQALQESGLSSSDIDFICSSANSSRICDKLEIDSLRSAMGTDAKDIPVSALKSMTGETFGASYPLNICAAMLCIRDRFIFPTINYTSPDPLCRLNLTTKYAEDAIINNSLICSFSLDSHTRWGNCVSILIGKV, encoded by the coding sequence ATGGAAGACCAAATAGTAATAACGGGTATAGGGATAGTAAGTCCTATCGGGACGGGTACCGAAGCTTTTCTTGAGTCCTTAAAGACAGGGAAAAGCGGCGTCGATAGGATCAAAAGGTTTGACCCCTCAATATTCGGATCAAAAAAGGCCGGTGAAATAAACGACTTTTCGATAGCAGATCATATACCGGCGTCAAACGCCAGAAAAATGGACAGGTTGACCCGGTATTCGACCGCTGCGGCGGTAATGGCCGTGAAAGATTCGGGAATAGATATGGCAAAGACAGACAGCGGCAGGATCGGGGTGATATTCGGGACCGCCTTTGGCAACAGCGCATCACTCGAGAAATTTATTTCCGAAATCAATGCCAATGGGCCTCAACTTGCAAATCCCTTTATTTTTCCCAGTCTGTCAATGAATATCAGCGCCGGAACTATCGCCAAAGAATTATCCCTTAACGGGGTAAATTACACGTTATCATCCGAAGTGACATCAGGAGGCATGGCGATATTTTATGCAGTACAGCTCCTCAAGAACAAAAAGGCAGATTATATTATCTGCGGCGGAGCCGACGAACTCTCGCTTCTGGTTTTTGGGGGCGTCCATGCTAAAGGCGAGCTGGCTTATGAAGACCAAACGGTCAGTGAAGACAGCAGGCCGTTCGATCAATACAGGAACGGGTATATTTGCGCTGAAGGAGCATGTTTGTTATTGCTGGAAAGGCTTGAAGACGCCAAAAAAAGAGGCGCAAATATATACGCTAAGATATCCGGCATTTCAACCGGTTCTTTCGGGAACGGAACTTCGGCAGAAGAGGTGATCAGGCGATCTGCCGGACAAGCGTTACAGGAATCCGGGCTATCCTCCTCGGATATTGATTTCATCTGTTCTTCTGCGAACTCTTCGCGCATATGCGACAAACTTGAGATCGATTCGTTAAGATCGGCCATGGGCACGGACGCAAAGGATATCCCTGTAAGCGCACTCAAGTCCATGACGGGGGAAACTTTCGGCGCGAGCTATCCCCTGAACATATGCGCGGCCATGTTATGCATCAGGGACAGGTTCATATTTCCGACCATCAATTATACTTCTCCGGACCCCTTGTGCAGGCTGAACTTAACAACCAAATATGCAGAGGATGCTATAATTAATAATTCATTAATATGTTCATTTTCATTGGATTCACATACCAGATGGGGGAATTGCGTTTCGATCTTAATCGGCAAAGTCTGA